A region from the Euleptes europaea isolate rEulEur1 chromosome 13, rEulEur1.hap1, whole genome shotgun sequence genome encodes:
- the SCARF2 gene encoding scavenger receptor class F member 2: protein METPRRAAARAGGGALLPLLLLLSWAAAQEQLSPRGRNVCPAAGSTGSVCCPGWKQQGEECLIAICEGNFTCKDNEVCVRPNECRCRHGYFGANCETKCPRQFWGPDCKEMCRCHPNGQCEDVTGQCTCNANRWGPKCENPCLCKHGKCDQKMGKCTCEPNWWGPQCSSTCYCSLNSQCDQQTGTCICQPGWWGRSCNNQCACNTSPCEQFTGRCQCRGGTFGPRCDRFCLCHMGRCNQLDGTCTCDPGYRGKHCREPCPAGFYGQGCRRRCGQCKGLQPCTIVDGLCLACEAGWNGTKCNQVCASGFYGEGCEQICPSCKDGHTCNHINGKCSLCNPGWIGDRCETKCRNGTYGENCAFVCSDCFNGECHFETGRCLCRAGFYGTSCNMTCPAGQYGVNCAESCNCHKDSCDPLTGDCYMEANQRMGVIGAGVLLTLLLILLLSLLCCCCVCRKKDHARDANQDPVNKKSPRRLCGRFSQISMKLPRIPLRRQKLPKVVVAHHDLENTMNCSFIEPPSVVEQPSPSWSSQGSFSSFDTTDEGPVYCVPHEESMSDSKDKVSTPCNLAEKMAPTISEEEAGEYTVLKESSSLQADSSEMPLLKSSDSERSSCGSGSASGALYARIARLSKQSKDEDENAMGNKSPKPPSPERAKPPPPDPSTKPKVSWIHSKYNSNQSNSLPAIGMPDPLEQKQGLAKRKRSPSETSAGVHSKPDEKAPARSKEKAPKHPKELCSPEGKAIPASGDPQSPSKSKQRHKASTEQMENINGAIQNVIKKIGSHPLDRKGGDVPKSPNHSKARSEVIHPHLSSEAATLLAAQLKEKTQSLNRGDSGARQNGVSPLPAQREKPTPPQKAKRSVATGSQKSSKPALPTSPNLQKLINPISEAPPSDPKKVEKHSSSSSQEPVPTSDPVVKKTPIKKPPRKKSREAISNQPKTTTPPQTVQ, encoded by the exons CCATATGTGAGGGAAATTTCACCTGCAAGGACAATGAGGTTTGTGTGAGGCCCAACGAGTGCCGCTGTCGCCATGGCTACTTTGGAGCCAATTGCGAGACAA AATGTCCCCGCCAGTTCTGGGGCCCCGACTGCAAGGAGATGTGCCGGTGCCACCCTAATGGGCAGTGTGAAGACGTGACGGGGCAGTGCACATGCAACGCCAACCGCTGGGGTCCAAAGTGCGAGAACCCTTGCTTGTGCAAGCATGGGAAGTgcgaccagaagatgggcaagtgCACCTGCGAGCCCAACTGGTGGGGCCCCCAGTGCTCCAGCACTTGCTACTGCAGCCTCAACTCTCAGTGTGACCAACAGACGGGGACCTGCATCTGCCAGCCCGGCTGGTGGGGCCGCAGCTGCAACAACCAGTGCGCCTGCAACACCTCGCCTTGTGAGCAGTTCACTGGGCGCTGCCAGTGTCGCGGGGGGACCTTTGGCCCCCGCTGTGACCGCTTCTGCCTGTGCCACATGGGCAGGTGCAACCAGCTGGATGGGACGTGCACCTGTGACCCGGGCTACCGTGGCAAGCACTGTCGGGAGCCGTGCCCGGCCGGCTTCTACGGACAAGGCTGCAGGAGACG GTGTGGCCAGTGCAAGGGGCTGCAGCCATGCACGATTGTGGAtggcctctgcctggcatgcgaAGCGGGCTGGAACGGCACCAAGTGCAACCAGGTCTGTGCCTCGGGCTTCTACGGAGAAGGCTGTGAGCAGATCTGCCCTTCCTGCAAGGATGGTCACACTTGCAATCATATCAATGGCAAGTGTTCACTCTGCAATCCTGGCTGGATTGGAGACAG GTGTGAGACCAAGTGCCGCAATGGGACGTACGGCGAGAACTGTGCCTTTGTCTGCAGTGACTGTTTCAACGGTGAATGTCACTTCGAGACAGGAAGATGCCTCTGCAGGGCAGGGTTTTACGGGACTTC CTGCAACATGACGTGCCCAGCTGGTCAGTACGGAGTGAACTGTGCAGAATCCTGCAACTGCCACAAGGACTCCTGCGACCCCCTGACAGGAGACTGCTACATGG AAGCCAACCAGCGGATGGGGGTGATTGGAGCCGGAGTCCTCCTGACCCTTCTGCTAATCCTGCTCCTGTCGCTTCTGTGCTGCTGCTGTGTTTGCCGCAAGAAGGACCATGCTCGGGA CGCAAATCAGGACCCAGTCAACAAGAAGTCCCCAAGACGTCTTTGTGGCAGGTTCAGCCAGATCAGTATGAAACTTCCCCGGATTCCTCTTCGCCGTCAGAAGTTACCCAAAGTTGTTG TGGCTCACCATGACTTGGAGAACACCATGAACTGCAGCTTCATTGAACCCCCATCTGTGGTGGAGCAGCCATCGCCTTCATGGTCTTCTCAgggctctttctcttccttcgACACCACCGATGAAGGACCAGTATACTGTGTGCCGCATGAAG agaGTATGAGCGACAGCAAAGACAAAGTCTCAACCCCTTGCAACCTAGCGGAGAAGATGGCGCCAACAATCAGCGAAGAGGAAGCCGGGGAGTACACCGTCTTAAAAGAGAGCAGCTCCCTCCAAGCAGACAGCAGCGAAATGCCCTTGCTCAAATCCTCTGACAGCGAGCGCTCATCTTGTGGCTCTGGCTCAGCCAGTGGAGCTCTCTATGCCAGGATTGCCCGCCTCTCCAAGCAGTCCAAAGACGAAGATGAAAACGCCATGGGAAACAAGAGTCCCAAGCCGCCATCCCCAGAGAGAGCCAAGCCTCCTCCTCCGGACCCCTCGACAAAGCCCAAAGTCTCATGGATCCACAGCAAGTACAACTCCAACCAGTCCAACTCCTTACCTGCCATTGGGATGCCTGATCCATTGGAACAGAAGCAGGGTCTGGCCAAGAGGAAAAGGAGCCCCAGTGAGACATCAGCAGGGGTTCACAGCAAGCCAGATGAAAAGGCCCCTGCAAGAAGCAAAGAGAAGGCCCCAAAACATCCAAAAGAGTTGTGCTCCCCCGAAGGCAAAGCCATCCCTGCCTCTGGGGATCCACAGTCACCATCCAAATCCAAGCAGCGGCACAAGGCCAGCACAGAGCAAATGGAGAATATCAACGGGGCCATTCAGAATGTGATCAAAAAGATAGGGAGCCATCCCCTAGACCGGAAGGGAGGGGATGTCCCCAAGAGCCCTAACCACAGCAAAGCTCGCTCTGAAGTCATCCACCCTCACTTGTCTTCAGAAGCGGCAACGCTGCTGGCTGCGCAGCTGAAGGAAAAGACTCAGAGCCTTAACAGGGGCGACAGCGGTGCAAGGCAGAATGGGGTGAGCCCCCTGCCAGCTCAGAGGGAGAAACCCACTCCTCCGCAAAAGGCAAAGCGCTCTGTGGCCACCGGCAGCCAGAAGTCCAGCAAGCCCGCGCTGCCGACTTCACCCAACCTGCAGAAATTAATCAATCCCATTTCGGAGGCCCCACCCAGCGACCCCAAAAAGGTGGAGAAGCATAGCTCCAGCAGCAGCCAAGAGCCAGTGCCTACCAGCGACCCTGTGGTCAAGAAAACTCCCATTAAAAAGCCACCCAGGAAGAAGAGCAGAGAAGCTATCTCGAACCAGCCCAAAACAACCACACCACCGCAGACTGTCCAATAA